Proteins encoded by one window of Aphis gossypii isolate Hap1 chromosome X, ASM2018417v2, whole genome shotgun sequence:
- the LOC114131691 gene encoding uncharacterized protein LOC114131691, with translation MVACKKNTNKVECTALSTSTTTEPKGSKFVDSWVHDSSPLDIDLDNVTPIILPPLIWLESETIPLKMSIRNIGTTFNVDAEYSGPRPSLNGSILQYPYEFSSFHFHWGTKQDNGSEHRTMGKCSPMEIHLVFYNISYSNTSEAFNAKDGKLILTYMCKLDRYENATLDNLTSNLKKINKLGEFIEVDSFALSNLFDNDLQNYHMYWSACEVVRENLVLWMISSKEISINEAQLSRMRSLKGPDNKFIMSNCRLAKLSGGNKVLHVTQHPIDQKKIQSMEEKDNIALAAPEKIDMPSNKPSTSAQTKQKEPEQLLSNKSNIDSDVAKKEDVIISVVTTVPTANLTVTNEIRSKKDIKSTKSLDLEDQRKDMEHILNITKPLCSNNKEKNILNDPELTKNIVMSSIDDLMFDLTNYNKAELKPSQRPEVQKNHREGVRMNTTALRREMHIKNKDIISIKSHDTEDQREEMELVAENFDSDLNLMQPLDINNREKNIVNDVERTKDNTVMSSKDIVTLNSINQDKVEVKTSQRPSVKKTHREGVRMNATALRREMHIKNKQQINIEKTNKNVHKF, from the exons ATGGTCGCCTGCAAAAAGAATACTA ATAAAGTTGAATGTACTGCGTTATCGACTTCAACGACGACTGAACCCAAGGGTTCAAAGTTTGTAGATTCTTGGGTACACGATTCTTCGCCGCTGGACATAGATTTGGATAATGTAACGCCAATTATTCTTCCACCACTAATTTGGTTGGAATCAGAAACGATACCcttaaaaatgtctattagAAATATAGGAACGACAT TTAATGTTGATGCCGAATATTCCGGACCAAGACCTTCGTTGAATGGTTCTATATTACAGTATCCGTACGAGTTTTcaagttttcattttcattggGGTACTAAACAAGACAATGGTAGTGAACATCGTACAATGGGAAAATG ttctCCAATGGAAATACACttagtgttttataatatcagttaCTCAAATACTTCCGAAGCCTTTAACGCTAAAGATGGTAAATTGATATTGACGTATATGTGTAAA ttgGATCGCTATGAAAATGCCACGTTGGACAATTTgacatcaaatttaaaaaaaattaataaactaggAGAATTTATCGAAGTAGATTCGTTTGCATTATCAAACTTGTTTGATaatgatttacaaaattatcacATGTATTGGAGTGCATGTGAAGTTGTTCGTGAAAATCTAGTATTATGGATGATTTCTTCAAAAGAAATTTCAATCAATGAAGCACAG ttatctCGTATGCGATCTCTTAAAGGACCtgataataagtttataatgtcAAATTGTCGATTGGCAAAATTATCAGGGGGGAACAAAGTGCTACACGTGACTCAGCATCCAATAGACCAAAAGAAAATTCAGTCGATGGAAGAAAAGGACAATATTGCATTAGCAGCACCAGAAAAAATTGATATGCCGAGTAACAAACCAAGTACATCTGCACAAACAAAGCAAAAAGAACCGGAACAATTATTGTCTAATAAAAGCAACATCGATAGTGATGTGGCTAAAAAAGAAGATGTGATTATTTCGGTAGTCACTACCGTTCCAACAGCTAATCTAACAGTAACAAACGAAATTCGGTctaaaaaagatataaaatctACAAAATCACTTGATTTGGAGGACCAACGTAAAGATATGGAACACATTTTGAACATCACCAAACCTTTATGTTCAAATAACAAAGAGAAAAACATACTAAATGATCCAGAACTGACAAAGAATATAGTAATGAG TTCTATCGACGATCTTATGTTCgatttaacaaattacaataaagcAGAGTTAAAACCTTCTCAACGACCAGAAGTACAGAAAAACCACAGAGAAGGAGTTCGAATGAATACTACGGCTTTAAGAAGAGAAatgcatattaaaaacaaagatataatatctataaaatcacATGATACGGAAGATCAACGTGAAGAAATGGAGTTGGTAGCCGAGAATTTTGATTCAGATCTGAACCTAATGCAAcctttagatataaataacagagagaaaaatatagtaaatgacGTGGAACGGACAAAGGATAATACGGTTATGAG CTCCAAAGACATCGTTACATTAAACTCGATAAACCAAGATAAAGTGGAGGTTAAAACATCTCAACGGCCATCTGTAAAGAAAACCCACAGAGAAGGAGTTCGAATGAATGCTACAGCGCTAAGAAGAGAAATGCACATTAAAAACAagcaacaaataaatattgagaaaacgaataaaaatgtgcataaattttaa